A single Denticeps clupeoides chromosome 7, fDenClu1.1, whole genome shotgun sequence DNA region contains:
- the rogdi gene encoding protein rogdi homolog — protein sequence MTAASQVERTVLEEEFNWLLKEEVHAVLKQLQDILKEAARRFSMPTPGLEGTLKQENFILGSSTMDQVKGVLTLQGEALTQADINIKVAKSSQVMHFAFRDDKQWKLQQIQDARNHVNQALQLLSSRDESYQFKTGAEVNKLMDAVMLQLSRARNRLTTPATLTLPELASSGLMKMFTPPMPGDVMVNFYINLSKLCLTVYQLHVLQPNTTKNFKPAGSSVLHNPGAMFEINNTKFEVSHVHKVECVVPWLNDTLVFFTISLQLCQQLKDKISVFSSFWNYRPF from the exons ATGACCGCGGCGAGCCAAGTGGAGAGGACCGTGCTG GAAGAAGAGTTCAACTGGCTTCTCAAAGAGGAAGTGCATGCCGTGTTGAAACAGCTGCAGGACATTTTGAAG GAGGCTGCAAGACGGTTTTCCATGCCTACACCAGGTCTGGAGGGCACCCTCAAACAAGAAAATTTCATTCTTGGCAGCTCAAC AATGGATCAGGTGAAAGGTGTGTTGACTTTGCAAGGGGAGGCTCTGACTCAGGCT GATATCAATATAAAAGTTGCTAAGAGCAGTCAAGTCATGCACTTTGCATTCCGGGATGATAAACAGTGGAAATTGCAGCAG ATTCAGGATGCCAGAAACCATGTGAACCAGGCCCTTCAGCTTCTCAGCAGCCGAGATGAAAGCTACCAATTCAAAACTGGAGCTGAAGTCAACAAG CTCATGGATGCAGTGATGTTACAGCTGAGCCGCGCACGCAATCGTCTCACCACCCCAGCTACCCTGACGCTCCCAGAGCTGGCTTCAAGTGGCTTGATG AAAATGTTTACGCCCCCCATGCCAGGGGACGTGATGGTGAACTTCTACATCAATCTGAGCAAGTTGTGCTTGACTGTGTACCAGTTACATGTTTTACAACCCAACACTACTAAG AACTTCAAGCCAGCAGGAAGTTCAGTCCTGCACAACCCAGGAGCAATGTT TGAAATCAACAACACTAAGTTTGAGGTCAGTCATGTGCACAAAGTGGAGTGTGTTGTACCGTGGCTGAATGACACGCTGGTCTTCTTCACCATTTCCCTGCAGCTGTGCCAACAGCTTAAAGACAAG ATTTCTGTGTTCTCCAGTTTCTGGAACTACAGGCCCTtctaa
- the smim22 gene encoding small integral membrane protein 22: protein MASNSVADDFQKQIADVVSRLESKQMFQSDWDIASFALFFIFIGTVLLLVILVLIRCCCCCCCDEEPRRHKVGIENMALEP from the exons ATGGCATCAAACAGCGTGGCGGATGACTTTCAGAAGCAGATCGCGGATGTTGTCTCCAGATTAGAGTCAAAGCAGATGTTCCAGTCCGACTGGGACATCGCCTCCTTTGCGCTTTTCTTCATCTTTATAG GCACAGTTTTGCTCCTGGTTATTCTGGTTCTCAttcgctgctgctgttgctgctgttgcgATGAGGAG CCCAGAAGACATAAAGTGGGCATTGAAAATATGGCGTTGGAACCATGA
- the cog1 gene encoding conserved oligomeric Golgi complex subunit 1 isoform X2 gives MAVVPAQSLRVSEIRDTTALFERYGAEEIRTVERRVRGEIEQKKEELRQMVGERYRDLIDAADTIGEMRQCSESVVQSIQDMYKYCQGLKQDRSAAQSSSSSSRRENQKQTQEKFYTMASQIKLLLEIPERIWSAMESSQHLQATQLYLLCCHLHRQLQLEAGGPHYSPVLTRFPILVRQVAAAGHFRSTILMDSKSMLRGRAMSDQAIAEALVSTMLLEDSSPRQALADFLLARKASIQQLLNQPQHGAGVKAQVCSLVELLVTTLYQAYAVFYVPLDGRVADPGLGSGLLFTTLENVTSAGKGRVLHEEVSTGRWFKYLPQSVTDFQPDLRTLAQPIQGEQLRDTLQQWINTCKEDIRGGVSSLLMYVKSLKALAAIRDAVWELLSSESISQNWSAVCQRLLEQPLCLWDDVLQQLFLERLQAITHEGTENISSSSRQLLSSALWDLEAQPSAASGGFSRGAQFESDVATFLWSELPGDLQSDAAWVSVAQRGAQQGKSGLSMKTQALTPCVQTFCSALDSKLKAKLDDLQYYLPAGKEALETTLPASVTSVSSSSSFNRFKDADVVEETLREHCLSCIRDILASVRSELSTIQGKSSVSGCMGSVLFMARLCQSMSELCPSLRQCILGVQQGGLDAVSRGTPRQGRKVGKGGSAKSPEVTPAQAKWAGLKEELLNCSMEAYRIWSNTLSKALVEQFSAALHAESAGSILSTATNWEELEIQEEAESGSNVVSKIRLPVQPSWYVQSFLFHLCLEVNRVGGHALPKVTLLELLKGSLDQVLSQYERLNQQSQRKDAAFPMTQNLAIQLLFDVRYLSSTLSTRLEEGKSSRTQQDPRVQEVCDSLESHIDPFDLDVFTPPLNNNLNRLSQRTSVLLGLLTGTEKQFSSRGSNVSSQEPYNILPLASSQIRFGLLPLSMTSSRKAKSTTRGADTPRPLLKEAMD, from the exons ATGGCAGTCGTTCCTGCCCAGTCTCTCCGGGTCTCGGAGATCCGGGACACCACCGCGCTGTTCGAGCGCTACGGCGCCGAGGAGATCCGGACGGTGGAGCGCCGGGTGCGCGGCGAGATCGAGCAGAAGAAGGAGGAGCTGCGGCAGATGGTGGGAGAGCGCTACCGCGACCTGATCGACGCCGCCGACACCATCGGCGAGATGAGGCAGTGCTCGGAGAGTGTGGTGCAGTCCATCCAGGACATGTACAAGTACTGCCAGGGGTTAAAACAAGACAGGAGCGCGgcgcagagcagcagcagcagcagcaggcgaGAG AACCAAAAACAGACGCAGGAGAAGTTCTACACCATGGCATCACAAATAAAGCTGCTTTTGGAGATTCCGGAGAGGATATGGAGCGCCATGGAGTCCTCGCAGCACCTGCAGGCCACCCAGCTCTACCTGCTCTGCTGCCACCTGCACAGACAGCTCCAGCTGGAGGCTGGTGGTCCCCACTACAGTCCTGTGCTGACCCGTTTCCCCATCTTGGTGCGGCAGGTGGCCGCTGCCGGCCACTTCAG GTCGACCATCTTAATGGACAGCAAATCCATGCTGCGTGGTAGGGCAATGTCCGATCAGGCCATTGCTGAAGCCCTGGTCTCCACCATGCTCTTGGAGGACAGCTCTCCGCGGCAGGCACTTGCGGACTTCCTCCTGGCCAGGAAAGCCTCAATTCAGCAGCTGCTCAATCAGCCCCAACATG GGGCTGGTGTGAAGGCCCAGGTGTGCTCACTAGTTGAGCTGCTGGTGACCACTCTTTACCAGGCCTATGCCGTCTTCTACGTACCCCTGGATGGCAGAGTGGCAGACCCTGGATTGGGAAGTGGCCTCCTCTTCACCACATTGGAGAATGTCACATCTGCGG GTAAGGGGAGGGTTCTGCATGAAGAGGTGAGCACGGGCCGGTGGTTTAAATACCTACCCCAGTCAGTGACTGATTTCCAGCCAGACCTGCGCACCCTGGCTCAGCCCATTCAGGGCGAGCAGCTCCGGGACACCTTGCAGCAGTGGATCAACAC GTGCAAAGAGGACATCCGCGGCGGTGTGAGCAGCCTGCTGATGTATGTGAAGAGCCTGAAGGCCCTGGCGGCCATCAGAGACGCCGTGTGGGAACTGCTCTCCAGCGAATCAATCAGTCAGAACTGGAGCGCTGTGTGTCAGAGGCTGCTGGAACAGCCACTCTGCCTGTGGGACGATGTCTTGCAGCAGCTGTTTCTGGAACGCCTGCAG GCAATTACACATGAAGGCACTGAGAAcatctccagcagctccaggcaGCTTTTGTCCTCTGCCTTGTGGGATCTGGAGGCTCAACCCTCAGCAGCATCCGGTGGCTTCAGCCGGGGAGCGCAGTTTGAGAGTGATGTGGCCACCTTCCTCTGGTCTGAGTTGCCCGGGGACCTACAAAGTGACGCGGCCTGGGTGAGCGTGGCCCAGCGTGGGGCGCAGCAGGGGAAGAGTGGCCTGTCCATGAAGACCCAGGCTCTCACCCCTTGTGTGCAGACCTTCTGTTCTGCCTTAGACTCCAAGCTAAAGGCCAAGTTGGACGATCTGCAGTACTACCTCCCAGCTGGAAAGGAGGCCTTGGAGACGACCCTCCCAGCCTCTGTTACATCTGTGTCTTCCTCGTCCTCATTTAACCGGTTCAAGGACGCAGACGTTGTAGAGGAGACCTTGAGGGAGCACTGTCTCTCCTGCATCAGGGACATTTTGGCCAGTGTGCGTTCTGAGCTGTCCACCATCCAAGGCAAAAGCAGCGTCTCCGGCTGCATGGGCTCAGTGTTGTTCATGGCGAGGCTGTGCCAGTCTATGAGTGAGCTGTGCCCCAGCCTCAGGCAGTGCATCCTGGGAGTGCAGCAGGGGGGATTAGATGCAGTGAGCAGGGGAACCCCTCGGCAGGGCAGGAAAGTGGGGAAAGGGGGCTCGGCTAAATCTCCGGAGGTCACTCCAGCACAGGCAAAGTGGGCGGGCCTGAAAGAAGAGCTACTGAACTGCAGTATGGAGGCCTACCGTATATGGAGCAACACTTTGTCCAAG GCTCTGGTGGAGCAGTTCTCAGCAGCACTGCATGCTGAGTCAGCAGGATCCATCTTGAGTACTGCCACCAACTGGGAGGAGCTGGAGATCCAGGAAGAGGCAGAGTCAGGAAGCAATGTTGTTTCCAAGATCAGACTTCCTGTTCAG CCCTCATGGTATGTGCAGTCCTTCCTCTTCCATCTGTGCCTGGAGGTCAACAGGGTTGGAGGTCACGCACTTCCAAAGGTCACACTCCTAGAGCTACTGAAAGGAAGCCTTGACCAGGTGCTGAGCCAGTACGAGAGACTTAACCAGCAGAGTCAGCGCAAG GATGCAGCCTTCCCCATGACTCAAAACCTGGCCATACAGCTGCTGTTTGACGTGCGGTACCTCAGCTCCACACTCTCCACCCGTCTGGAGGAGGGAAAGAGCTCCCGTACCCAGCAAGACCCCAG GGTGCAGGAGGTGTGTGACTCCTTGGAGAGCCATATTGATCCCTTTGACCTGGATGTCTTCACCCCACCACTCAACAACAACCTGAATCGCCTGTCCCAGAGAACATCA GTCCTCTTGGGATTATTGACTGGCACAGAGAAGCAGTTTAGTTCCCGTGGCAGCAATGTCAGTTCACAGGAGCCCTATAACAT
- the cog1 gene encoding conserved oligomeric Golgi complex subunit 1 isoform X1, producing the protein MAVVPAQSLRVSEIRDTTALFERYGAEEIRTVERRVRGEIEQKKEELRQMVGERYRDLIDAADTIGEMRQCSESVVQSIQDMYKYCQGLKQDRSAAQSSSSSSRRENQKQTQEKFYTMASQIKLLLEIPERIWSAMESSQHLQATQLYLLCCHLHRQLQLEAGGPHYSPVLTRFPILVRQVAAAGHFRSTILMDSKSMLRGRAMSDQAIAEALVSTMLLEDSSPRQALADFLLARKASIQQLLNQPQHGAGVKAQVCSLVELLVTTLYQAYAVFYVPLDGRVADPGLGSGLLFTTLENVTSAGKGRVLHEEVSTGRWFKYLPQSVTDFQPDLRTLAQPIQGEQLRDTLQQWINTCKEDIRGGVSSLLMYVKSLKALAAIRDAVWELLSSESISQNWSAVCQRLLEQPLCLWDDVLQQLFLERLQAITHEGTENISSSSRQLLSSALWDLEAQPSAASGGFSRGAQFESDVATFLWSELPGDLQSDAAWVSVAQRGAQQGKSGLSMKTQALTPCVQTFCSALDSKLKAKLDDLQYYLPAGKEALETTLPASVTSVSSSSSFNRFKDADVVEETLREHCLSCIRDILASVRSELSTIQGKSSVSGCMGSVLFMARLCQSMSELCPSLRQCILGVQQGGLDAVSRGTPRQGRKVGKGGSAKSPEVTPAQAKWAGLKEELLNCSMEAYRIWSNTLSKALVEQFSAALHAESAGSILSTATNWEELEIQEEAESGSNVVSKIRLPVQPSWYVQSFLFHLCLEVNRVGGHALPKVTLLELLKGSLDQVLSQYERLNQQSQRKDAAFPMTQNLAIQLLFDVRYLSSTLSTRLEEGKSSRTQQDPRVQEVCDSLESHIDPFDLDVFTPPLNNNLNRLSQRTSVLLGLLTGTEKQFSSRGSNVSSQEPYNILPLASSQIRFGLLPLSMTSSRKAKSTTRGADTPRPLVPPSSTPTPDDCFRPGNLFRQLASQEEEQAAPSLFKLGWLSGMSK; encoded by the exons ATGGCAGTCGTTCCTGCCCAGTCTCTCCGGGTCTCGGAGATCCGGGACACCACCGCGCTGTTCGAGCGCTACGGCGCCGAGGAGATCCGGACGGTGGAGCGCCGGGTGCGCGGCGAGATCGAGCAGAAGAAGGAGGAGCTGCGGCAGATGGTGGGAGAGCGCTACCGCGACCTGATCGACGCCGCCGACACCATCGGCGAGATGAGGCAGTGCTCGGAGAGTGTGGTGCAGTCCATCCAGGACATGTACAAGTACTGCCAGGGGTTAAAACAAGACAGGAGCGCGgcgcagagcagcagcagcagcagcaggcgaGAG AACCAAAAACAGACGCAGGAGAAGTTCTACACCATGGCATCACAAATAAAGCTGCTTTTGGAGATTCCGGAGAGGATATGGAGCGCCATGGAGTCCTCGCAGCACCTGCAGGCCACCCAGCTCTACCTGCTCTGCTGCCACCTGCACAGACAGCTCCAGCTGGAGGCTGGTGGTCCCCACTACAGTCCTGTGCTGACCCGTTTCCCCATCTTGGTGCGGCAGGTGGCCGCTGCCGGCCACTTCAG GTCGACCATCTTAATGGACAGCAAATCCATGCTGCGTGGTAGGGCAATGTCCGATCAGGCCATTGCTGAAGCCCTGGTCTCCACCATGCTCTTGGAGGACAGCTCTCCGCGGCAGGCACTTGCGGACTTCCTCCTGGCCAGGAAAGCCTCAATTCAGCAGCTGCTCAATCAGCCCCAACATG GGGCTGGTGTGAAGGCCCAGGTGTGCTCACTAGTTGAGCTGCTGGTGACCACTCTTTACCAGGCCTATGCCGTCTTCTACGTACCCCTGGATGGCAGAGTGGCAGACCCTGGATTGGGAAGTGGCCTCCTCTTCACCACATTGGAGAATGTCACATCTGCGG GTAAGGGGAGGGTTCTGCATGAAGAGGTGAGCACGGGCCGGTGGTTTAAATACCTACCCCAGTCAGTGACTGATTTCCAGCCAGACCTGCGCACCCTGGCTCAGCCCATTCAGGGCGAGCAGCTCCGGGACACCTTGCAGCAGTGGATCAACAC GTGCAAAGAGGACATCCGCGGCGGTGTGAGCAGCCTGCTGATGTATGTGAAGAGCCTGAAGGCCCTGGCGGCCATCAGAGACGCCGTGTGGGAACTGCTCTCCAGCGAATCAATCAGTCAGAACTGGAGCGCTGTGTGTCAGAGGCTGCTGGAACAGCCACTCTGCCTGTGGGACGATGTCTTGCAGCAGCTGTTTCTGGAACGCCTGCAG GCAATTACACATGAAGGCACTGAGAAcatctccagcagctccaggcaGCTTTTGTCCTCTGCCTTGTGGGATCTGGAGGCTCAACCCTCAGCAGCATCCGGTGGCTTCAGCCGGGGAGCGCAGTTTGAGAGTGATGTGGCCACCTTCCTCTGGTCTGAGTTGCCCGGGGACCTACAAAGTGACGCGGCCTGGGTGAGCGTGGCCCAGCGTGGGGCGCAGCAGGGGAAGAGTGGCCTGTCCATGAAGACCCAGGCTCTCACCCCTTGTGTGCAGACCTTCTGTTCTGCCTTAGACTCCAAGCTAAAGGCCAAGTTGGACGATCTGCAGTACTACCTCCCAGCTGGAAAGGAGGCCTTGGAGACGACCCTCCCAGCCTCTGTTACATCTGTGTCTTCCTCGTCCTCATTTAACCGGTTCAAGGACGCAGACGTTGTAGAGGAGACCTTGAGGGAGCACTGTCTCTCCTGCATCAGGGACATTTTGGCCAGTGTGCGTTCTGAGCTGTCCACCATCCAAGGCAAAAGCAGCGTCTCCGGCTGCATGGGCTCAGTGTTGTTCATGGCGAGGCTGTGCCAGTCTATGAGTGAGCTGTGCCCCAGCCTCAGGCAGTGCATCCTGGGAGTGCAGCAGGGGGGATTAGATGCAGTGAGCAGGGGAACCCCTCGGCAGGGCAGGAAAGTGGGGAAAGGGGGCTCGGCTAAATCTCCGGAGGTCACTCCAGCACAGGCAAAGTGGGCGGGCCTGAAAGAAGAGCTACTGAACTGCAGTATGGAGGCCTACCGTATATGGAGCAACACTTTGTCCAAG GCTCTGGTGGAGCAGTTCTCAGCAGCACTGCATGCTGAGTCAGCAGGATCCATCTTGAGTACTGCCACCAACTGGGAGGAGCTGGAGATCCAGGAAGAGGCAGAGTCAGGAAGCAATGTTGTTTCCAAGATCAGACTTCCTGTTCAG CCCTCATGGTATGTGCAGTCCTTCCTCTTCCATCTGTGCCTGGAGGTCAACAGGGTTGGAGGTCACGCACTTCCAAAGGTCACACTCCTAGAGCTACTGAAAGGAAGCCTTGACCAGGTGCTGAGCCAGTACGAGAGACTTAACCAGCAGAGTCAGCGCAAG GATGCAGCCTTCCCCATGACTCAAAACCTGGCCATACAGCTGCTGTTTGACGTGCGGTACCTCAGCTCCACACTCTCCACCCGTCTGGAGGAGGGAAAGAGCTCCCGTACCCAGCAAGACCCCAG GGTGCAGGAGGTGTGTGACTCCTTGGAGAGCCATATTGATCCCTTTGACCTGGATGTCTTCACCCCACCACTCAACAACAACCTGAATCGCCTGTCCCAGAGAACATCA GTCCTCTTGGGATTATTGACTGGCACAGAGAAGCAGTTTAGTTCCCGTGGCAGCAATGTCAGTTCACAGGAGCCCTATAACAT